The Amycolatopsis sp. DG1A-15b genome contains the following window.
CGCCCGCGACGACCTGCTGCTGCGGATCATGGGCACCCCCGACCCGCGCCAGATCGACGGCCTCGGCGGTGCCCAGCCGGTCACCAGCAAGGTCGCCGTCGTCTCGGCGGCCACCGACGCCGCCCACGACGTCGACTACCTGTTCCTGCAGCTCGGCGTGGAGGAACCCACCGTCTCCGACCGCCAGACGTGCGGCAACCTCCTCGCCGGCGTCGGGCAGTTCGCCGTCGAACGCGGGCTCGTCCCCGCCGGGCCGGAGCGCACCACCGTGCGCGTGCGGCTGCTCAACACCGGATCCATCGCGATCGCCACCTTCGCCACCCCCGGCGGCGAAGTCGACTACCGCGGCGGCACGGCCATCTCCGGCGTGCCCGGCACCGCCGCCCCGGTCGAGCTCGACTTCACCGGCACCGAAGGATCGGTGTGCGGCAGCCTGCTGCCCACCGGCCACGTCCGCGACGACGTCGGCGGCATCGAAGTGTCCTGTGTGGACAACGGGATGCCGGTCGTCGTGGCCCGTGCCCGCGACCTCGGCGTCACCGGGTACGAACCGGTCGAAGAGCTCGCCGCCGACACCGCGCTCGCCCGGCGGATCGACGCCCT
Protein-coding sequences here:
- a CDS encoding 4-oxalomesaconate tautomerase, with the protein product MTGVRCMLMRGGTSKGAYFLAEDLPADPAARDDLLLRIMGTPDPRQIDGLGGAQPVTSKVAVVSAATDAAHDVDYLFLQLGVEEPTVSDRQTCGNLLAGVGQFAVERGLVPAGPERTTVRVRLLNTGSIAIATFATPGGEVDYRGGTAISGVPGTAAPVELDFTGTEGSVCGSLLPTGHVRDDVGGIEVSCVDNGMPVVVARARDLGVTGYEPVEELAADTALARRIDALRTEAGKLMGLGDVGGSSVPKTTLVAAPRAGGAVCTRTFIPVKPHPSIGVLGAVSVVTALLLDGAAGHELLAAPPGGEPVEVEHPSGKLAIGIEFDTTVTPPRIRRSTVVRTARKLFDGTVFPRS